In Cololabis saira isolate AMF1-May2022 chromosome 4, fColSai1.1, whole genome shotgun sequence, one DNA window encodes the following:
- the c4h19orf47 gene encoding uncharacterized protein C19orf47 homolog isoform X4, with amino-acid sequence MASVTTATSEWIQFFKDAGIPAGLAVTYAVSFVDNRIQKNMLMDLSKDIMMDLGITVIGDIIAILKHGKQVYRQDMCKMATEAISSGQTSVQAELRRTANTQDIEEQLIAMIQERAPLYDITEKCYANRVVKTQLWQEIETKLVISEELKKKWDSLRTQYTRYKKLAPSGSAGAPKTGRQHWILTRLQFLEPHTKTKETTFKLEPSTAAADTDSPSSETCASTPEEPCFVKTESRPSSPLAESTICGGVSSSTQPSTSTLRPRAKRSRKALDESSSESTSLMHSIGNTLERMLQDDHDDAISAYCKNIEHKMRQLPPHVLPYFQHEVDNCLFKYLVDQRQTETSDTHLTLL; translated from the exons GACTCGCAGTTACatatgcagtttcctttgtggaCAACAG AATTCAGAAGAACATGCTGATGGACCTCAGTAAAGACATTATGATGGACCTCGGCATTACTGTGATCGGTGACATCATTGCTATTCTTAAACATGGCAAGCAGGTCTATAGGCAG GATATGTGCAAAATGGCAACTGAGGCCATTTCTTCAGGCCAGACCAGTGTTCAAGCCGAGCTCAGAAGAACTGCCAACACTC AAGACATTGAAGAGCAGCTGATCGCCATGATTCAGGAGAGGGCACCTCTGTATGACATAACAGAAAAATGTTACGCCAACCGAGTGGTGAAAACACAACTTTGGCAAGAAATTGAGACGAAGCTTGTTATATCTg AGGAGCTCAAGAAAAAGTGGGATTCTCTGCGAACCCAGTATACAAGATACAAGAAACTTGCACCCTCTGGAAGTGCAGGAGCACCGAAGACTGGCAGGCAGCACTGGATCCTGACCCGGCTGCAGTTTCTAGAGCCCCACACAAAGACGAAGGAGACCACGTTCAAACTG GAACCTTCGACGGCTGCTGCTGATACAGATTCACCCTCCAGTGAGACCTGTGCCAGCACCCCAGAGGAGCCCTGCTTTGTTAAGACTGAGTCGAGGCCCAGTAGTCCCCTCGCAGAATCCACCATCTGTGGAGGGGTGTCGTCTTCAACTCAGCCAAGCACCTCCACTCTGAGGCCTCGGGCGAAGCGCAGCAGAAAGGCACTTGATGAGTCCAGCAGTGAGTCAACCAGTCTGATGCATAGCATCGGTAATACACTGGAAAGGATGCTTCAGGACGACCATGATGATGCCATCTCCGCATACTGCAAAAACATTGAACACAAAATGCGGCAGTTGCCACCACATGTATTGCCATATTTCCAGCATGAGGTGGACAACTGCCTCTTCAAGTATTTGGTGGACCAGAGGCAGACAGAAACATCTGACACACATTTAACTTTGTTGTAA
- the c4h19orf47 gene encoding uncharacterized protein C19orf47 homolog isoform X3: MASVTTATSEWIQFFKDAGIPAGLAVTYAVSFVDNRIQKNMLMDLSKDIMMDLGITVIGDIIAILKHGKQVYRQDMCKMATEAISSGQTSVQAELRRTANTQDIEEQLIAMIQERAPLYDITEKCYANRVVKTQLWQEIETKLVISVEELKKKWDSLRTQYTRYKKLAPSGSAGAPKTGRQHWILTRLQFLEPHTKTKETTFKLEPSTAAADTDSPSSETCASTPEEPCFVKTESRPSSPLAESTICGGVSSSTQPSTSTLRPRAKRSRKALDESSSESTSLMHSIGNTLERMLQDDHDDAISAYCKNIEHKMRQLPPHVLPYFQHEVDNCLFKYLVDQRQTETSDTHLTLL, encoded by the exons GACTCGCAGTTACatatgcagtttcctttgtggaCAACAG AATTCAGAAGAACATGCTGATGGACCTCAGTAAAGACATTATGATGGACCTCGGCATTACTGTGATCGGTGACATCATTGCTATTCTTAAACATGGCAAGCAGGTCTATAGGCAG GATATGTGCAAAATGGCAACTGAGGCCATTTCTTCAGGCCAGACCAGTGTTCAAGCCGAGCTCAGAAGAACTGCCAACACTC AAGACATTGAAGAGCAGCTGATCGCCATGATTCAGGAGAGGGCACCTCTGTATGACATAACAGAAAAATGTTACGCCAACCGAGTGGTGAAAACACAACTTTGGCAAGAAATTGAGACGAAGCTTGTTATATCTg TAGAGGAGCTCAAGAAAAAGTGGGATTCTCTGCGAACCCAGTATACAAGATACAAGAAACTTGCACCCTCTGGAAGTGCAGGAGCACCGAAGACTGGCAGGCAGCACTGGATCCTGACCCGGCTGCAGTTTCTAGAGCCCCACACAAAGACGAAGGAGACCACGTTCAAACTG GAACCTTCGACGGCTGCTGCTGATACAGATTCACCCTCCAGTGAGACCTGTGCCAGCACCCCAGAGGAGCCCTGCTTTGTTAAGACTGAGTCGAGGCCCAGTAGTCCCCTCGCAGAATCCACCATCTGTGGAGGGGTGTCGTCTTCAACTCAGCCAAGCACCTCCACTCTGAGGCCTCGGGCGAAGCGCAGCAGAAAGGCACTTGATGAGTCCAGCAGTGAGTCAACCAGTCTGATGCATAGCATCGGTAATACACTGGAAAGGATGCTTCAGGACGACCATGATGATGCCATCTCCGCATACTGCAAAAACATTGAACACAAAATGCGGCAGTTGCCACCACATGTATTGCCATATTTCCAGCATGAGGTGGACAACTGCCTCTTCAAGTATTTGGTGGACCAGAGGCAGACAGAAACATCTGACACACATTTAACTTTGTTGTAA